The following are encoded in a window of Deferribacterota bacterium genomic DNA:
- the rplC gene encoding 50S ribosomal protein L3, giving the protein MEGLIGRKIGMTQIFDEKGFAIPVTIIEAGPCSIVDKKTSEKDGYEAVQLGFIEINKKKINSPMKGYFEKRKIKPCKILKEFRINEKNDYNIGDIVNIGILKEAKYLNITSISIGKGFQGTMKRHNFSGGPSSHGSTSHRKPGSIGMCVKPGETKKGQKMAGRTGGKRITVRNLEVVKINEENNLFFVKGAVPGHKNTILFLKKSKKAV; this is encoded by the coding sequence ATGGAAGGATTAATAGGTAGAAAAATTGGTATGACCCAAATATTTGATGAAAAAGGATTTGCAATTCCTGTTACAATTATTGAGGCAGGGCCATGTAGTATTGTAGATAAGAAAACTTCCGAGAAAGATGGTTATGAGGCAGTGCAATTAGGTTTTATTGAAATTAATAAAAAGAAAATAAATAGTCCAATGAAAGGTTATTTTGAAAAAAGGAAGATAAAACCTTGTAAAATATTAAAAGAATTTAGAATAAATGAAAAAAATGATTATAATATAGGCGATATTGTAAATATTGGGATTTTAAAAGAAGCAAAATATCTAAATATTACATCAATATCAATTGGGAAAGGTTTTCAGGGAACAATGAAGAGACATAATTTTTCGGGAGGTCCCTCCTCTCATGGTTCTACATCCCATAGAAAACCAGGATCAATTGGTATGTGTGTTAAGCCCGGAGAAACAAAAAAGGGGCAAAAGATGGCAGGTCGTACTGGCGGAAAAAGGATAACTGTTAGGAATTTAGAAGTTGTAAAGATAAATGAAGAGAATAACTTGTTTTTTGTAAAAGGTGCTGTACCAGGGCATAAAAATACTATATTGTTTTTGAAAAAAAGTAAGAAAGCAGTTTAA
- the rplD gene encoding 50S ribosomal protein L4 yields the protein MQDINVYNLKKEKVNNFSIDDGFMSEKPNISLMHEAVINQLSNIRKGCASTKNVAKVTGSNKKPWRQKGTGRARVGSNKSPLWVGGGVIFGPQPRDYKSKMNKKKIKSAIKSAIKAKLDDDAFVLVDKLSIESGKTKDANNILLNIAGDRKVLMIIDDNIDKNTIKAVRNLEYVKLLPLSSINVYDLINAKHIVIESESFEKLIKRYIYG from the coding sequence ATGCAAGATATTAATGTATATAATTTAAAAAAAGAAAAGGTTAATAACTTTAGTATAGATGATGGGTTTATGAGTGAAAAACCCAATATTTCGTTGATGCACGAAGCAGTGATAAATCAGTTGAGTAATATTAGGAAGGGGTGTGCTTCAACTAAAAATGTCGCTAAGGTTACTGGATCTAATAAAAAACCATGGAGACAAAAAGGCACAGGTAGGGCAAGGGTTGGTAGTAATAAGTCTCCTTTATGGGTCGGTGGTGGTGTAATATTTGGGCCACAGCCAAGAGACTATAAATCTAAGATGAACAAAAAGAAGATAAAAAGTGCAATAAAATCAGCTATTAAAGCAAAATTAGATGATGATGCATTTGTTTTAGTTGATAAATTATCAATAGAAAGTGGAAAGACAAAGGATGCCAATAATATATTATTAAATATTGCTGGTGATAGAAAAGTACTTATGATTATTGATGATAATATTGATAAGAATACAATTAAAGCTGTGAGAAACTTAGAATATGTAAAGTTACTTCCTTTAAGTTCAATAAATGTTTATGATCTAATTAATGCTAAACATATTGTGATAGAGAGTGAAAGCTTTGAAAAGTTAATCAAGAGGTATATATATGGCTAA